In one window of Leptospira sp. GIMC2001 DNA:
- a CDS encoding proline--tRNA ligase, producing the protein MKASSYLVPTAKEDPQDAVVASHKLMIRAGLVRKSSAGLYFYLPLGLKILRKIEQIVREEMDRSGALEFQLPILTPADFWKVSGRWDKMGKEMFRLKDRHDNENCLGPTHEESFCNLVKPMLKSYKDLPINVYQIHTKFRDEIRPRFGVIRSREFTMKDAYSYHIDDESLDKTYQVMRSTYRSIFKRMGLSTIPVQADSGNMGGSASEEFMVVSPIGEETLMICKSCGYNGNIEKTPLISHNTNAKSTLAEFSQSDKTSTPNAKSISEVSTTLGLQDKDCIKALALVSDDKPILVFLLGDRELNEAKLRNHLKTNELRPMGNKELEKYNLVPGFIGPQATYHSDLTVILDASIDSNLGYVAGANELDYHYRSVVMGKSHTQFDSIDCSLTRKNDPCPNCGTGLDEEKGIEVGHIFKLGQKYTEAFDIKVLDQNGKTKILTMGCYGIGVNRCMATIIEQCNDEKGIHWPITVAPFEIALVSITKAKEDTAKVEKIYQELVSKGLDVFWDDRDLGPGFKFKDSELIGFPIRITIGKAFLEKAEISILVRKTGEEILHQFTDEKSLYDEVLKIRTQLYQELEDNNHE; encoded by the coding sequence ATGAAAGCAAGTTCCTATCTCGTTCCAACTGCCAAAGAAGACCCTCAAGATGCAGTAGTCGCATCTCATAAATTGATGATTCGCGCGGGTCTTGTCCGCAAATCCAGTGCTGGATTGTATTTTTATCTTCCTCTCGGGCTTAAGATCTTAAGAAAAATTGAACAGATTGTCCGTGAAGAAATGGATAGATCTGGTGCACTCGAATTTCAACTTCCTATTCTTACTCCTGCAGATTTTTGGAAAGTATCGGGAAGATGGGACAAAATGGGCAAGGAAATGTTTCGACTCAAGGATCGCCACGACAACGAGAATTGTCTTGGTCCGACTCATGAAGAAAGTTTCTGCAATCTCGTTAAACCTATGTTAAAGTCTTATAAAGACTTGCCGATCAATGTCTATCAGATCCATACAAAATTTAGAGACGAGATTCGACCTAGATTTGGTGTGATTCGTTCTCGTGAATTCACAATGAAGGATGCCTATTCCTATCATATTGATGATGAATCACTTGATAAAACATATCAAGTGATGCGTTCGACCTATCGATCCATTTTTAAAAGAATGGGCTTGTCAACAATTCCAGTTCAAGCCGATTCGGGAAATATGGGAGGATCTGCTTCTGAAGAATTCATGGTCGTGAGTCCCATTGGCGAAGAAACATTGATGATCTGTAAAAGTTGCGGATACAATGGTAATATTGAAAAAACTCCGCTAATTTCTCACAACACGAACGCAAAATCTACATTAGCTGAATTTTCTCAGTCTGATAAAACTTCTACGCCAAACGCTAAATCAATTTCGGAAGTGTCCACTACACTTGGACTGCAAGATAAAGACTGTATCAAAGCACTAGCTCTTGTTTCCGATGATAAGCCGATTTTGGTTTTTTTACTTGGGGATCGTGAACTCAATGAAGCCAAGCTAAGAAACCATTTAAAAACAAATGAGCTGCGTCCAATGGGCAATAAAGAATTGGAAAAATACAATCTGGTTCCGGGATTTATTGGACCTCAGGCGACTTATCATTCCGATCTAACCGTAATTTTGGATGCGAGTATTGATTCGAATCTTGGCTATGTTGCCGGTGCCAACGAATTGGATTATCATTATCGATCTGTTGTAATGGGAAAAAGTCATACTCAATTCGATTCGATTGATTGTAGCCTAACTAGAAAAAATGACCCTTGCCCGAATTGTGGAACTGGACTTGACGAAGAGAAAGGTATCGAGGTCGGACATATATTTAAGCTTGGTCAAAAATATACGGAAGCTTTTGACATCAAAGTATTGGATCAAAATGGTAAGACAAAAATTCTTACTATGGGTTGTTATGGAATTGGAGTCAATCGATGCATGGCTACAATCATTGAGCAATGCAATGATGAAAAAGGAATCCACTGGCCCATTACTGTGGCTCCATTCGAAATAGCACTTGTCAGCATCACTAAGGCAAAGGAAGACACTGCTAAAGTAGAAAAAATCTATCAAGAACTTGTTTCCAAAGGATTGGATGTTTTCTGGGACGATCGTGACTTAGGCCCTGGTTTTAAATTTAAGGATTCCGAGTTGATCGGATTCCCCATTCGAATTACGATTGGTAAAGCATTTCTCGAAAAAGCTGAAATTTCAATTTTGGTTCGCAAGACCGGTGAAGAAATCCTTCATCAATTTACTGATGAGAAATCTCTGTATGATGAAGTACTGAAAATTCGAACTCAATTGTATCAAGAATTGGAGGATAACAACCATGAATAG